The following are encoded together in the Kineosporiaceae bacterium genome:
- a CDS encoding DUF2064 domain-containing protein, with protein MVLAKVPRPGHSKTRLIPTFGPQGAAQLAAAALTDTLDAVRRATVTDRVLVLDGDVQELPDSLSTRGFRVIPQATGSHTDRLIAAFETAIGPAVLVGMDTPQLAPQAIQLHLDDPVEAWFGAAVDGGWWVLGLRHPRRDARRVLDGVPMSTPQTGRLTRDRLLAGGLRVRDLAVLRDVDEGVDAVAVARQAPHLRFSRLVEQLRAGR; from the coding sequence CTGGTGCTGGCGAAGGTGCCTCGCCCTGGGCACAGCAAGACCCGGCTGATCCCCACCTTCGGCCCCCAGGGCGCCGCGCAACTGGCGGCGGCCGCGCTGACGGATACCCTCGACGCGGTCCGCCGAGCCACGGTGACCGATCGGGTGCTGGTCCTCGACGGGGATGTCCAGGAATTGCCCGACTCACTGTCGACTCGGGGTTTTCGGGTCATTCCCCAGGCCACCGGCAGCCACACCGACCGGCTGATCGCGGCCTTCGAGACGGCCATCGGCCCTGCCGTTCTGGTCGGCATGGACACCCCCCAACTGGCACCGCAGGCGATCCAACTGCACCTCGATGACCCAGTCGAGGCATGGTTCGGTGCCGCCGTGGACGGCGGGTGGTGGGTGCTGGGGCTGCGTCACCCGCGCCGCGATGCCCGTCGGGTCCTGGACGGCGTGCCGATGTCGACTCCGCAGACCGGCCGCCTCACCCGAGATCGATTGCTGGCCGGCGGATTACGAGTTCGCGATCTTGCCGTGCTACGTGATGTCGACGAGGGCGTGGACGCCGTCGCCGTGGCGCGCCAGGCACCCCACCTCCGGTTCTCTCGGCTGGTCGAGCAGCTTCGAGCCGGCCGGTGA
- a CDS encoding glycosyltransferase has protein sequence MSAPPAAVDIVLPCLNEVEALPIVLAGLPRGMRALVVDNGSDDGSAEVAAALGAMVITEPRRGFGAACAAGLAAATAPIVAFCDADASFDLQEMTKVVAPVATGTADLVLGRRRPITATAWPVHARAANLALATLLRRRTGSPVHDLGPMRAARRESLLALGIRDRRSGYPLEMVLRAAVAEWRIAEVDVRYAPRTGRSKVTGTLRGTLGAVRDMSRVLAEVHR, from the coding sequence GTGAGCGCTCCCCCTGCCGCGGTCGACATCGTGCTGCCCTGCCTCAACGAGGTGGAGGCGCTGCCGATCGTGCTCGCCGGTCTGCCGCGCGGCATGCGCGCCCTGGTGGTGGACAACGGCTCGGACGACGGCAGCGCAGAGGTCGCCGCGGCCCTGGGCGCCATGGTGATCACCGAACCCCGGCGGGGCTTCGGTGCCGCCTGCGCCGCCGGACTGGCTGCGGCCACCGCGCCGATCGTGGCGTTCTGCGATGCCGATGCCTCGTTCGACCTACAGGAGATGACGAAGGTGGTGGCCCCGGTGGCCACCGGCACGGCCGATCTGGTGCTCGGGCGACGGCGTCCGATCACTGCCACGGCCTGGCCGGTCCATGCCCGAGCGGCGAATCTGGCCCTGGCCACCCTGCTGCGGCGGCGCACCGGCAGCCCGGTTCACGATCTGGGTCCGATGCGCGCCGCCCGACGAGAATCGTTGCTGGCCTTGGGGATTCGTGACCGGCGATCGGGCTACCCGTTGGAGATGGTGTTAAGGGCCGCCGTCGCCGAGTGGCGCATCGCCGAGGTCGACGTCCGCTACGCACCGCGCACCGGCCGCTCGAAGGTGACCGGCACCCTGCGGGGAACCCTCGGCGCCGTGCGGGACATGAGCCGCGTGCTGGCCGAGGTGCACCGGTGA
- a CDS encoding response regulator transcription factor, with protein MTSRVLVVEDDATVAEVVRTYLERAGLTIDQAADGVTALAVAQRTRPDLVVLDLMLPGLSGLEVCSRLRGSRPDLPVIMLTALGEESDRLLGLETGADDYLVKPFSPRELVLRVHSVLRRSTRTATAGQYTDRRLFCGDLEVDLAARSLTRQGTQLALTNREFDLLVHLMSHPREVFTRERLMHEVWGWDYGDTSTVTVHVRRVREKVEPDPAAPSRLVTVWGVGYRWDGDPATTDPTGPA; from the coding sequence ATGACGTCGCGGGTGCTGGTGGTCGAGGACGACGCGACGGTCGCCGAGGTGGTGCGGACCTACCTGGAGCGGGCAGGGTTGACCATCGATCAGGCGGCCGACGGTGTCACGGCGCTCGCCGTGGCCCAACGCACCAGACCTGATCTGGTGGTGCTCGACCTGATGCTGCCGGGGCTGAGCGGGCTGGAGGTCTGCAGCCGGCTGCGAGGGTCGCGCCCTGATCTTCCCGTGATCATGCTCACCGCGCTCGGTGAGGAGAGCGACCGGCTGTTGGGGCTCGAAACAGGCGCCGATGACTATCTGGTCAAGCCGTTCAGCCCGCGCGAGTTGGTGTTGCGCGTGCACTCGGTGCTGCGGCGCAGCACCCGGACGGCGACCGCGGGGCAGTACACCGACCGGCGGCTCTTCTGTGGTGACCTCGAGGTGGATCTGGCGGCTCGCAGTCTCACCCGCCAGGGGACACAACTCGCCCTGACGAACCGCGAGTTCGACCTGTTGGTGCACCTGATGTCGCACCCGCGTGAGGTCTTCACCCGAGAACGCCTGATGCACGAGGTGTGGGGGTGGGACTACGGCGACACCTCGACCGTGACCGTGCACGTGCGGCGGGTGCGCGAGAAGGTCGAACCCGACCCGGCCGCGCCGTCCCGCCTGGTGACGGTCTGGGGGGTCGGCTATCGCTGGGACGGCGACCCCGCCACCACCGACCCGACCGGGCCGGCGTGA
- a CDS encoding HAMP domain-containing histidine kinase — protein sequence MDRATLSIWLLGASLPSAVAVLGLLAVRWGPRSVPASLAAVSVVAVGSVVVGVVGAARAMFISTHDLAVVLPVTLIAAVVASAVSWFLARQVIGDVRRVRATARSLGAREGSALPEAVPDARPVLRELAEIDAELISAGRRLATSRAREQALEASRRELIAWVSHDLRTPLAGLRAMAEALEDRVVDDPDRYHRQIRREVDRLSHLVDDLFELSRIRSGGLALSLQQVDARDLVADVVSGSAAVATAGGVALDAAVDPASLRIDAGGMNRVLANLVINAIRHTPSDGAVRVVGRLFADEVVLSVSDGCGGIAPEDLSRVFEPGWRGPEPARTPRPDGGAGFGLAIARGIVEAHQGRISVRNTAQGCCFDVRLPVAGPN from the coding sequence ATGGATCGGGCCACCCTGTCGATCTGGCTGCTCGGGGCATCGCTGCCGAGCGCTGTCGCCGTGTTGGGGCTGCTCGCGGTGCGCTGGGGGCCGCGCTCGGTGCCGGCCAGCCTGGCGGCGGTGAGCGTGGTGGCCGTCGGCTCGGTGGTCGTGGGCGTGGTCGGGGCGGCGCGGGCGATGTTCATCTCGACCCACGACCTGGCCGTGGTGCTGCCGGTGACGTTGATCGCTGCGGTGGTGGCCTCGGCGGTCTCGTGGTTCCTGGCGCGGCAGGTGATCGGCGACGTCCGCCGGGTACGGGCCACGGCCCGCTCGCTGGGCGCCCGTGAGGGCTCCGCCCTACCGGAGGCGGTGCCCGATGCTCGCCCGGTGTTGCGCGAGCTGGCCGAGATCGACGCCGAGTTGATCTCGGCCGGTCGGCGATTGGCGACCTCCCGTGCCCGCGAGCAGGCACTGGAGGCCTCTCGGCGCGAGCTGATCGCCTGGGTGAGTCACGACCTGCGCACCCCGTTGGCCGGATTGCGGGCCATGGCCGAGGCGCTCGAGGACCGGGTGGTCGACGACCCGGATCGCTACCACCGCCAGATCCGGCGCGAGGTCGATCGGCTCAGCCACCTGGTCGACGATCTGTTCGAGCTGTCCCGAATCCGTTCCGGTGGGCTGGCGTTGAGCCTGCAGCAGGTGGATGCGCGGGATCTGGTGGCCGACGTGGTGTCCGGCTCGGCGGCGGTGGCCACGGCGGGCGGGGTGGCGTTGGATGCGGCCGTCGATCCGGCCTCACTGCGCATCGATGCCGGGGGTATGAACCGGGTGCTGGCCAACCTGGTGATCAACGCGATCCGGCACACGCCCTCGGACGGCGCGGTTCGGGTGGTGGGCCGCTTGTTCGCCGACGAGGTGGTGCTGTCGGTCAGCGACGGCTGCGGCGGGATCGCGCCAGAGGATCTGAGCCGGGTGTTCGAGCCCGGGTGGCGCGGCCCCGAACCGGCCCGGACGCCGCGGCCGGACGGCGGGGCCGGATTCGGTCTGGCCATCGCCCGCGGCATCGTGGAGGCGCATCAGGGTCGGATCAGTGTGCGCAACACCGCCCAGGGCTGCTGTTTCGACGTCCGATTGCCGGTGGCCGGGCCGAACTGA
- a CDS encoding NAD-dependent epimerase/dehydratase family protein — MRLLVTGGSGFIGSAVVRAALTAGHEVRVLDQSGGDAPGGPEVEVVHGDVRDADLVESALAGVDAVSHQAAKVGLGVNLDDMPDYASVNDVGTAVLLAAMARQGVGHLVLASSMVIYGEGGYRCPEHGPIAAPPRQVADLAAGRFDPLCPRCRRPLEPTLVGEDAVPDPRNAYAASKVAQEHLARIWARECSGTLTALRYHNVYGPGMPRDTPYAGVAAIFRSALAHGEAPRVFEDGGQRRDFVHVDDVAAANLAALTAQTGDETTARATEQSTAQATSRLAVYNVASGVQRTVGELAATLAEVMSGPPPVVTGEFRLGDVRHVTADTARIRSELGWRPRVDFRDGIAQLAAAST; from the coding sequence GTGAGGTTGCTGGTCACCGGCGGGTCCGGATTCATCGGCTCCGCCGTCGTGCGCGCCGCCCTGACGGCCGGGCACGAGGTGCGGGTGCTGGACCAGTCCGGCGGCGACGCCCCCGGCGGTCCCGAGGTCGAGGTGGTTCACGGTGACGTCCGGGACGCCGACCTGGTCGAGTCCGCCCTGGCCGGCGTGGACGCCGTCAGCCATCAGGCCGCCAAGGTGGGCCTGGGGGTGAACCTGGACGACATGCCGGACTATGCCTCGGTCAACGACGTCGGCACCGCGGTGCTGCTGGCGGCCATGGCCCGACAAGGCGTCGGCCACCTGGTGCTGGCCTCCTCGATGGTGATCTACGGTGAGGGCGGCTACCGGTGCCCTGAACACGGCCCGATCGCGGCGCCGCCGCGGCAGGTGGCCGACCTGGCCGCCGGTCGCTTCGATCCGCTGTGCCCGCGCTGCCGCCGCCCCCTGGAGCCGACCCTGGTCGGTGAGGACGCCGTGCCCGATCCGCGAAACGCCTACGCGGCCAGCAAGGTGGCGCAGGAGCACCTGGCCCGCATCTGGGCTCGTGAGTGCAGCGGCACCCTGACCGCGTTGCGCTATCACAACGTCTACGGCCCGGGCATGCCCCGCGACACCCCCTACGCCGGGGTGGCCGCGATCTTCCGCTCGGCTCTGGCCCACGGCGAGGCACCGAGGGTGTTCGAGGACGGCGGCCAGCGCCGGGACTTCGTGCACGTCGACGACGTCGCCGCGGCCAACCTGGCAGCCCTCACGGCGCAGACCGGGGACGAGACCACTGCGCGAGCAACGGAACAGTCCACGGCACAGGCAACGTCGCGGCTCGCGGTCTACAACGTCGCCAGCGGGGTGCAACGCACCGTCGGTGAGCTGGCCGCCACGCTGGCCGAGGTGATGTCGGGGCCGCCGCCGGTGGTCACCGGCGAATTCCGGCTCGGGGACGTCCGGCACGTCACCGCCGACACCGCGCGCATCCGATCCGAGCTCGGCTGGCGGCCCCGGGTCGACTTCCGGGACGGCATCGCGCAGCTGGCCGCTGCCTCGACGTGA
- a CDS encoding DUF4395 domain-containing protein: MTAVATPPVAGIDPRGPRFAAALTSVVLAVTVLTGNIWVLAAQVALFAVGAFAGVQRTPYAAIFRRVIRPRLSPPADLEDPAPPRFAQLVGLVVTGVALLAALAGVGLAVEIGAGLALIAAFLNAVFGLCLGCELYLLIRRARG; the protein is encoded by the coding sequence ATGACTGCCGTGGCCACCCCGCCGGTGGCGGGGATCGACCCCCGTGGACCGCGGTTCGCCGCCGCCCTGACCAGTGTGGTGCTGGCGGTGACCGTGCTGACCGGCAACATCTGGGTGCTGGCGGCCCAGGTCGCGCTGTTCGCCGTCGGCGCGTTCGCCGGGGTGCAGCGCACCCCGTACGCGGCGATCTTCCGGCGCGTGATTCGTCCCCGGCTGTCGCCGCCGGCCGACCTGGAGGACCCGGCCCCGCCGCGGTTCGCCCAGCTGGTCGGCCTGGTGGTCACCGGTGTGGCACTGCTGGCGGCCCTCGCCGGGGTGGGCCTGGCCGTCGAGATCGGCGCGGGTCTGGCCCTGATCGCCGCATTCCTGAACGCCGTCTTCGGCCTGTGCCTGGGCTGCGAGCTCTACCTGCTGATCCGGCGCGCCCGCGGCTGA
- a CDS encoding methyltransferase domain-containing protein gives MTTDDAVYTHGHHASVLRSHSWRTAENSAAYLLPQLRPGTTVLDVGCGPGTITADLAGLVAPGRVVAIDPAEDAVTATREAAAAFGSTTVEAARATLDEWVAATPDDQPGFDVVHAHQVLQHLADPVAALRQMAQLTRPGGLVAVRDSDYAGFSWYPQLPELDAWLALYQRAARANRGEPDAGRRLLSWARRADVFAEITPSASIWCFATPDDRAWWGGMWADRILHSAMAGQLLAAGWATTSDLQRISAAWSAWAAAADGWFAVPHGELVCRLPT, from the coding sequence ATGACCACCGACGACGCGGTCTACACCCACGGACACCACGCATCGGTTCTGCGCTCGCACAGCTGGCGCACGGCCGAGAACTCGGCGGCCTATCTGCTGCCGCAGTTACGCCCAGGCACCACCGTGCTGGACGTGGGGTGCGGCCCCGGGACGATCACCGCCGACCTGGCTGGGCTCGTCGCTCCCGGACGCGTCGTGGCCATCGATCCCGCCGAGGACGCCGTCACGGCCACGCGCGAGGCTGCCGCGGCGTTCGGATCGACCACCGTCGAGGCGGCTCGGGCCACGTTGGACGAGTGGGTGGCAGCGACGCCGGACGACCAGCCGGGATTCGACGTCGTCCACGCTCATCAAGTGCTGCAGCACCTGGCGGACCCGGTGGCGGCCCTGCGCCAGATGGCCCAGCTGACCCGGCCCGGCGGCCTGGTCGCCGTCCGCGACAGCGACTACGCCGGTTTCAGCTGGTACCCGCAGCTGCCCGAACTCGACGCGTGGCTGGCGCTCTATCAGCGAGCCGCCCGAGCCAATCGCGGCGAACCGGACGCCGGACGCCGCCTGCTCAGCTGGGCGCGTCGGGCCGACGTCTTCGCCGAGATCACCCCGAGCGCCTCGATCTGGTGCTTCGCCACCCCCGACGACCGCGCCTGGTGGGGCGGGATGTGGGCCGACCGCATCCTGCACTCGGCCATGGCCGGGCAGCTCCTCGCTGCCGGATGGGCGACGACCTCCGACCTGCAGCGGATCAGTGCGGCCTGGTCGGCGTGGGCGGCCGCCGCCGACGGCTGGTTCGCCGTCCCGCACGGCGAGCTGGTCTGCCGCCTGCCCACCTGA
- a CDS encoding helix-turn-helix domain-containing protein, with amino-acid sequence MTGQPTLITSVQRALHLLDAVGSSERPVTAKALARVTGEKLPTTYHLLRTLVHEGYLCRLDGGYVLGERVSALSARMHPDSLRDRVRPALAGLHQTLHAAAYLVLYRDGELDLVDVVDSPAAPRVDLWVDLTASGHATALGKAVLSALDDEGRLDYLARHELADLTPYTLTDRRSLLRGLARTDGVDQSGGVVVDRQEYSLGIACVATPVRVVRPDGDVAVGAVAVSVAAPALDGARRRAVDLARAAHRLALELAH; translated from the coding sequence ATGACCGGTCAACCGACGCTGATCACCTCGGTCCAGCGTGCCCTGCACCTGCTGGACGCCGTCGGTTCCAGTGAGCGTCCGGTGACCGCCAAGGCGTTGGCCCGGGTCACCGGCGAGAAGCTGCCCACGACCTACCACCTGCTGCGCACCCTGGTGCACGAGGGCTACCTGTGCCGACTCGACGGGGGATACGTGCTCGGTGAGCGGGTGAGCGCGCTCTCGGCTCGCATGCATCCCGATTCCTTGCGCGATCGGGTGCGGCCGGCGCTCGCGGGGCTGCACCAGACCCTGCACGCGGCCGCCTACCTGGTGCTCTACCGCGACGGCGAACTCGATCTGGTGGACGTCGTCGACTCGCCCGCCGCGCCGCGGGTCGATCTGTGGGTCGACCTGACGGCTTCCGGACACGCCACCGCCTTGGGCAAGGCCGTGCTGTCCGCCCTGGACGACGAGGGCCGCCTGGACTATCTGGCCCGGCACGAACTCGCCGATCTGACCCCTTACACCCTCACCGACCGCCGCAGCCTGTTGCGCGGCCTGGCCCGCACCGACGGGGTCGACCAGTCCGGCGGTGTGGTGGTCGACCGCCAGGAGTACAGCCTCGGGATCGCCTGCGTCGCAACGCCGGTGCGCGTCGTCCGGCCTGATGGTGACGTTGCGGTGGGCGCGGTGGCCGTCTCGGTCGCCGCCCCCGCGCTGGACGGCGCCCGTCGACGTGCCGTCGACCTGGCTCGCGCCGCCCACCGCCTGGCGCTGGAGCTCGCCCACTAG
- a CDS encoding thiamine pyrophosphate-dependent dehydrogenase E1 component subunit alpha, with amino-acid sequence MDDAKRLALYRQMVLIRTFEEALLRDYHADKSPVWDIGAGLIPGEMHLAAGQEPVAVGMCDHLTADDAVTATHRPHHLAIAHGMNLRKLAAEIFGRETGLGKGRGGHMHLFDPDTHFSCSGIIAEGYPPALGQAFAFSRRGTDRIAVAVTGEGAANQGAFHESLNLAAVWKLPVVFVVEDNDWGISVPRSVSTSVPSNAARAAAYGMPGERVEDNAVEAVWAAAGRAVERARNGGGPSLIEVHTLRLWGHFEGDAQGYRSDLEGVPGRDPIPTYEAGLRAAGVLDDAAVAAATADALTAVDDAIAFAKDSPLPDPAQATAYVFAEEVRS; translated from the coding sequence CTGGACGACGCCAAACGGCTTGCCCTGTATCGCCAAATGGTGTTGATCCGCACCTTCGAAGAGGCCCTGCTGCGCGACTATCACGCCGACAAATCGCCGGTGTGGGACATCGGCGCCGGGCTGATCCCGGGGGAGATGCACCTCGCCGCGGGGCAGGAACCGGTGGCCGTGGGCATGTGTGATCACCTGACCGCGGACGACGCGGTGACGGCGACCCACCGCCCGCACCACCTGGCGATCGCCCACGGCATGAACCTGCGCAAGCTCGCCGCCGAGATCTTCGGCCGCGAGACCGGGCTCGGCAAGGGCCGCGGCGGGCACATGCACCTGTTCGACCCCGACACCCACTTCAGCTGCTCCGGCATCATCGCCGAGGGTTACCCACCGGCCCTGGGTCAGGCGTTCGCCTTCTCGCGCAGGGGAACCGACCGCATCGCCGTCGCCGTCACCGGCGAGGGCGCGGCCAACCAGGGTGCCTTCCACGAGTCCCTGAACCTGGCTGCCGTGTGGAAGCTGCCGGTGGTGTTCGTGGTCGAGGACAACGACTGGGGCATCTCGGTGCCGCGCAGTGTCTCGACGTCGGTGCCCTCGAACGCCGCACGCGCCGCGGCCTACGGCATGCCGGGCGAGCGGGTCGAGGACAACGCCGTCGAAGCGGTGTGGGCGGCGGCGGGCCGGGCTGTCGAACGCGCTCGCAACGGCGGTGGCCCGAGCCTGATCGAGGTGCACACGCTGCGCCTGTGGGGTCACTTCGAGGGCGATGCCCAGGGTTATCGCTCCGATCTCGAGGGGGTGCCGGGGCGCGACCCGATCCCGACCTACGAGGCAGGTCTGCGGGCCGCCGGGGTGCTGGACGACGCCGCGGTGGCCGCCGCCACGGCCGACGCCCTGACCGCGGTGGACGATGCCATCGCGTTCGCCAAGGACTCCCCACTGCCCGATCCCGCGCAGGCCACGGCCTACGTCTTCGCCGAGGAGGTGCGGTCGTGA
- a CDS encoding alpha-ketoacid dehydrogenase subunit beta, translating into MAEGIATEMAANPEVFYLGEDVGAYGGIFGSTGGLLDQFGPQRVIDTPISETAFIGLAVGAATEGMRPIAELMFVDFMGVCLDQIYNHMAKIHYESGGAVKVPMVLTTGVGGGYSDAAQHSQCLWGLFAHLPGMKVVVPSTPYDAKGLMISAIRDDSPVVYMFHKGVMGLPWMAKNPRATDIVPEQAYEVPIGKARIARPGTDCTVVTISLSVHHALDVADRLAAEGVADVEVIDLRSLVPLDREAIWESVSRTGRLVVVDEDYLSFGMSGEVVATITDRDPSVLRAPVQRVAVPDVPIPYARGLEQAVLPNAGRIEAAIRAVVGA; encoded by the coding sequence ATGGCCGAGGGCATCGCCACCGAGATGGCGGCCAACCCCGAGGTGTTCTATCTCGGCGAGGACGTGGGCGCCTACGGCGGCATCTTCGGCTCCACCGGCGGGTTGCTCGACCAGTTCGGCCCGCAGCGTGTCATCGACACCCCGATCTCGGAGACCGCGTTCATCGGGCTGGCCGTCGGTGCCGCCACCGAGGGCATGCGCCCGATCGCCGAGCTGATGTTCGTCGACTTCATGGGCGTCTGCCTGGACCAGATCTACAACCACATGGCGAAGATCCACTACGAGTCCGGCGGTGCCGTGAAGGTACCCATGGTGCTCACCACCGGGGTCGGCGGCGGGTACTCGGACGCCGCGCAGCACAGCCAGTGCCTGTGGGGCCTGTTCGCGCACCTGCCCGGCATGAAGGTGGTCGTCCCGAGCACGCCGTACGACGCGAAGGGGTTGATGATCAGCGCGATTCGCGACGACAGCCCGGTGGTCTACATGTTCCACAAGGGCGTCATGGGCCTGCCGTGGATGGCCAAGAACCCCCGGGCGACGGACATCGTGCCCGAGCAGGCCTACGAGGTGCCGATCGGCAAGGCCCGGATCGCCCGCCCCGGAACGGATTGCACCGTGGTCACCATCTCGTTGTCGGTACACCATGCGCTGGACGTCGCAGATCGGCTCGCCGCCGAGGGCGTGGCCGACGTCGAGGTGATCGACCTGCGCAGCCTGGTGCCACTGGACCGGGAGGCGATCTGGGAGTCGGTCTCGCGCACCGGCCGACTGGTCGTGGTGGACGAGGACTACCTCTCGTTCGGCATGTCGGGTGAGGTGGTGGCCACCATCACCGATCGCGACCCGAGCGTGTTGCGCGCCCCGGTGCAGCGGGTCGCCGTCCCGGACGTGCCGATCCCGTACGCCCGAGGGCTGGAACAGGCGGTGCTCCCGAATGCCGGCCGGATCGAGGCAGCCATCCGTGCGGTCGTGGGGGCGTAG
- a CDS encoding biotin/lipoyl-binding protein, translating into MDVVFPVMSEKNPSAEGVVATWFVRDGEQVAVGQLIAEVQVDKVAMEVPAEVAGTVHLHVGEEAVVPQGTVIASIT; encoded by the coding sequence ATGGACGTGGTCTTCCCGGTGATGTCGGAGAAGAACCCCTCGGCCGAAGGAGTGGTGGCGACCTGGTTCGTGCGGGACGGCGAGCAGGTGGCCGTCGGTCAGCTGATCGCCGAGGTGCAGGTGGACAAGGTGGCGATGGAGGTGCCCGCCGAGGTGGCGGGCACCGTTCACCTGCACGTCGGTGAGGAGGCCGTCGTGCCGCAGGGCACGGTGATCGCCTCGATCACCTGA